In Deltaproteobacteria bacterium HGW-Deltaproteobacteria-18, a single genomic region encodes these proteins:
- a CDS encoding menaquinol oxidoreductase, producing MKALYSLFLVFALAALALVGAGALGMEKAFGLYIPFLAVAVFVVGFCMRVVDWGRSAVPFCIPTTCGQQESLPWIKQSTIENPSTTGGVVMRMLLEVLLFRSLFRNTKVDLHEGTKVTYSSSKWLWLGALAFHYSFLVIVLRHMRFFTEPVPGIIAGIEAMDSMLQIGAPTLYLTDVVFVAAVTYLFVRRVVVPQIRYISLVQDYFPLFLILGIAFSGIFMRYFAKVDIISVKQLAMGLVTFSWVVPEGIGVMFYIHMFLVSVLLAYFPLSKLMHMGGVFLSPTRNMNCASRKFRHINPWKFENVHYHTYEEYEDEFREKMVDKDLPVDKPLAEGAE from the coding sequence ATGAAAGCTCTTTACTCCCTTTTCCTGGTCTTTGCCCTCGCGGCATTAGCCCTAGTGGGCGCCGGGGCGTTGGGTATGGAAAAAGCCTTTGGGCTGTACATACCCTTCCTGGCAGTCGCGGTTTTTGTGGTGGGATTCTGTATGAGAGTAGTAGATTGGGGGAGATCGGCGGTGCCGTTTTGTATCCCCACTACATGCGGCCAGCAGGAATCCCTGCCATGGATCAAGCAGAGCACCATCGAAAATCCATCCACCACGGGCGGCGTCGTGATGAGGATGCTTTTGGAAGTGTTGTTGTTCAGGTCGCTGTTCCGCAATACCAAGGTTGATCTGCACGAAGGTACAAAGGTTACCTACAGTTCAAGCAAATGGTTGTGGCTTGGCGCTCTGGCTTTCCACTACTCCTTTTTGGTCATTGTTCTGCGGCATATGCGCTTTTTCACAGAGCCGGTGCCGGGCATTATTGCCGGCATTGAAGCCATGGACAGCATGCTGCAGATCGGCGCTCCGACGCTCTATCTTACAGACGTCGTTTTTGTTGCCGCTGTAACTTATCTTTTTGTGCGTCGTGTAGTGGTTCCCCAGATCCGTTACATCTCCTTGGTGCAGGACTACTTTCCGCTGTTCCTGATTCTCGGCATCGCCTTTTCAGGCATTTTCATGCGGTATTTCGCCAAGGTTGACATCATTTCAGTCAAACAGTTGGCGATGGGCCTTGTGACATTTTCCTGGGTCGTGCCGGAAGGGATCGGGGTGATGTTTTACATCCATATGTTCCTTGTTTCCGTGCTTCTTGCCTATTTTCCGCTCAGCAAACTCATGCACATGGGCGGCGTGTTCCTTTCGCCCACTCGCAATATGAACTGTGCTTCCAGAAAGTTCAGGCACATCAACCCCTGGAAGTTCGAGAACGTTCATTACCACACATATGAAGAATACGAGGACGAATTCCGTGAGAAGATGGTCGATAAGGATCTTCCCGTGGACAAGCCTCTAGCAGAAGGAGCCGAGTAA
- a CDS encoding menaquinol oxidoreductase, giving the protein MSDLPRPEALFANIDYTPPKADWMDVPVEIKPGRYCYSANPDSVNYLGLPHARKWNPLDDDWKLPENWQEIIFNGLRERLQKYRSFKIFMDICVRCGACADKCHFFIGSGDPKNMPVLRAELLRSVYRGEFSTFGKILGRFAGGRKLTPAVLKEWWYYFFQCSECRRCSVFCPYGIDTAEVTIIGRELLNLLGLNIDWIATPVANCYRTGNHLGIQPHAFFDMIDFFCDDIEDITGIRPEPSFNKKGADILFITPSGDVFADPGTYTCMGYLMLFEYLKREYGLDVTWSTYASEGGNFGFFTSHETMKRLNSKMYMEADRLGVKWILGGECGHMWRVIHQYMDTLNGPEFQHSRMEVPSNPITGTVFKNAASTKMVHIAEFTADLIKHGKLNLNKKRNANIHLTWHDSCNPARGMGLLDEPRFVAKSVVEKFTDMPEGTIREQTFCCGGGAGLNAGENDELRMMGGLPRANAVKYVHDKYGVNMLGCVCAIDRAVLPNSMQYWVPEVDVCGLHELVANALVFPGEKERETDLRGEDLPGMEDE; this is encoded by the coding sequence ATGTCTGATCTGCCACGCCCTGAAGCGCTTTTTGCGAATATCGACTACACGCCGCCCAAGGCGGACTGGATGGACGTGCCGGTGGAGATCAAACCCGGCCGCTACTGCTACTCAGCAAATCCGGACAGTGTGAATTATCTGGGTCTGCCTCATGCCCGGAAGTGGAATCCTCTCGACGACGACTGGAAACTCCCGGAAAACTGGCAGGAAATCATCTTCAACGGCCTGCGTGAACGCCTGCAGAAGTACCGCTCGTTCAAGATCTTCATGGACATATGCGTGCGTTGCGGCGCCTGCGCGGACAAGTGCCATTTCTTCATCGGTTCCGGTGATCCGAAGAACATGCCGGTGCTTCGCGCTGAGTTGCTGCGTTCCGTCTACCGCGGCGAATTCTCGACCTTCGGCAAGATCCTCGGCCGTTTTGCCGGCGGACGCAAGCTGACTCCCGCGGTACTCAAGGAATGGTGGTACTATTTCTTCCAGTGCTCCGAGTGTCGCCGCTGTTCCGTCTTTTGCCCTTACGGCATAGATACCGCCGAAGTGACCATCATCGGCCGTGAACTCCTGAATCTGCTCGGTCTCAACATTGACTGGATCGCGACTCCGGTGGCCAACTGCTACCGCACCGGCAACCATCTTGGCATCCAGCCTCATGCCTTCTTCGACATGATTGACTTTTTCTGCGACGATATCGAAGACATTACCGGTATCCGTCCGGAGCCCTCGTTCAACAAGAAGGGAGCCGACATTCTCTTCATCACTCCTTCCGGAGACGTTTTCGCCGATCCGGGTACCTACACCTGCATGGGTTACCTCATGCTGTTCGAGTACCTGAAGCGCGAATACGGTTTGGACGTGACCTGGTCGACATATGCCTCCGAGGGCGGCAACTTCGGTTTCTTCACCTCGCATGAAACCATGAAGCGTCTCAACTCCAAGATGTACATGGAAGCCGACCGCCTGGGCGTGAAATGGATTCTCGGCGGTGAATGCGGCCATATGTGGCGCGTCATTCATCAGTACATGGACACGTTGAACGGTCCCGAGTTCCAGCATTCACGCATGGAAGTGCCTTCCAATCCGATCACCGGCACGGTGTTCAAGAATGCAGCCAGCACAAAGATGGTACACATCGCCGAATTCACGGCGGACCTCATCAAGCACGGCAAGCTCAATCTGAACAAGAAGCGCAATGCCAATATTCATCTGACCTGGCATGACTCCTGTAATCCCGCTCGCGGCATGGGACTTCTCGACGAACCCCGGTTCGTGGCCAAGAGCGTTGTCGAGAAATTCACCGATATGCCAGAAGGCACCATCCGCGAACAGACCTTCTGTTGCGGTGGCGGCGCCGGCCTCAATGCCGGTGAAAACGATGAGCTGCGCATGATGGGCGGCCTGCCGCGCGCCAATGCCGTTAAATATGTCCATGACAAATACGGTGTGAACATGCTTGGCTGCGTCTGCGCCATCGACCGGGCTGTGCTGCCCAATTCCATGCAGTACTGGGTGCCGGAAGTCGACGTTTGCGGCTTGCATGAACTTGTTGCCAATGCCCTGGTCTTTCCTGGTGAAAAGGAACGCGAAACCGATCTGCGCGGTGAAGACCTGCCCGGGATGGAGGATGAATAA
- a CDS encoding cytochrome C, which produces MYDKNKILIGLAVFVVFMTYPFWNNIGSAAYQRPELEKPKNAKDCVESVEFMRAEHMAMLNNWRDEVVRGSEHEYHSVANHQVFQKSLSKTCLKCHENKDQFCDKCHATVSVNPYCWDCHVDPKGENK; this is translated from the coding sequence ATGTACGACAAGAATAAAATTCTGATCGGTCTTGCCGTGTTCGTGGTCTTCATGACCTATCCTTTTTGGAACAACATCGGCAGCGCCGCCTACCAGAGACCTGAACTGGAAAAGCCCAAGAACGCCAAGGACTGTGTGGAGAGCGTCGAATTCATGCGCGCCGAGCACATGGCCATGCTCAACAACTGGCGCGACGAAGTCGTCCGCGGTAGCGAGCATGAGTATCATTCCGTGGCCAATCATCAGGTTTTCCAGAAGAGTCTGTCAAAAACGTGTCTGAAGTGTCATGAGAACAAGGATCAGTTCTGTGATAAATGCCATGCGACCGTTTCCGTGAACCCCTACTGCTGGGATTGTCATGTTGATCCGAAGGGG